The following proteins are co-located in the Raphanus sativus cultivar WK10039 unplaced genomic scaffold, ASM80110v3 Scaffold0899, whole genome shotgun sequence genome:
- the LOC130503273 gene encoding uncharacterized protein LOC130503273 produces the protein MFSDSSPSMDPTSPESETRPESNPSSAETNPATVQPIEATTAFESTPSSSAVADPPRSDSLDELTHDLSALHDLSTRGQWEAILDKISQTRALFLLTKPHEHLTYLTYQVIALTKLRRSDEASRELDSLHNDFDGDQYRYESFPEIYPGRKGSMVPFSLRWMHALVPTKIGNRQEGLDRLYTLLGFVRERVREKEANEVWKKREIFVMSCLLGFHLGHKEFGVSLELIKELIKRDPLDPVLVSKLGSVQMQFGDIQGAKATFARVEKMNSNSLVSETQFKNLVGRNRALVYVVEKDYVSAVREYEECIERDGSDVVAVNNKALCLMYSRDLSDAIKVLESALERVPTAALNESLVGNLCSMYELAYVNHADVKRTLNNWIARVAPDDFDSSCTRV, from the coding sequence ATGTTCTCCGACTCATCTCCGTCAATGGATCCGACTTCACCCGAATCCGAAACCCGACCCGAATCCAACCCCTCCTCCGCCGAAACCAATCCCGCCACCGTACAACCAATTGAAGCGACGACGGCATTCGAATCAACCCCATCATCATCAGCCGTCGCCGATCCACCACGATCCGATTCCCTCGACGAGCTAACACACGATCTCAGCGCCCTCCACGATCTCTCCACCCGGGGCCAATGGGAAGCGATCCTCGACAAAATCTCCCAAACCAGAGCCCTCTTCCTCCTCACCAAGCCCCACGAGCACCTCACCTACCTAACCTACCAAGTCATCGCCCTCACCAAGCTCCGCCGCTCCGACGAAGCCTCCCGCGAGCTCGACTCCCTCCACAACGACTTCGACGGGGATCAATACAGGTACGAGTCTTTCCCCGAGATCTACCCGGGTCGGAAGGGATCCATGGTGCCTTTCTCGCTCCGGTGGATGCACGCCCTGGTCCCGACGAAGATCGGGAATCGCCAGGAAGGGTTGGATCGGTTGTACACGTTGCTCGGGTTCGTCAGAGAGAGGGTTAGAGAGAAAGAGGCGAATGAGGTGTGGAAGAAAAGAGAGATCTTTGTGATGAGTTGTTTGTTAGGGTTTCACTTAGGTCACAAGGAGTTTGGTGTTTCCTTGGAGTTGATTAAAGAGTTGATAAAGCGTGATCCTTTGGATCCTGTTTTGGTTTCCAAGCTAGGCTCTGTTCAGATGCAGTTCGGTGATATACAAGGAGCTAAAGCCACGTTTGCTCGCGTCGAGAAGATGAATAGTAATAGTTTGGTGAGTGAGACTCAGTTCAAGAATCTTGTAGGGAGGAACAGGGCTTTGGTTTATGTGGTGGAGAAGGACTACGTCTCTGCTGTGAGAGAGTATGAAGAGTGTATCGAGAGAGATGGCTCGGATGTTGTCGCGGTTAATAACAAGGCGCTTTGTTTGATGTACTCGAGGGATTTGTCTGATGCGATTAAGGTGTTGGAGAGTGCGTTGGAGAGAGTGCCGACCGCGGCTTTGAACGAGAGCTTGGTTGGGAACTTGTGTAGTATGTATGAGTTGGCTTATGTTAACCATGCTGATGTTAAGCGGACGTTGAATAATTGGATCGCTCGTGTTGCTCCTGATGACTTTGATTCTTCTTGTACCAGAGTTTGA
- the LOC130503274 gene encoding protein NEN4-like → MEIQSFPSEIVFFDLETTVPNKTGQHFHILEFGAIIVCPRKLEELESFTTLIQPKDLSVVSLRSSRSDGITRAKVGEAPSFEDVAEKIYGLLHGRIWAGHNIRRFDCVRIKEAFAEIGKAAPEPSGIIDSLGLLSNKFGKRAGNMKMASLAAYFGLGVQKHRSLDDVRMNLEVLKHCATVLFLESTLPNQLEGKWQSSSKIMTRSRSNKQMAPRAVPYSKGGSLGKVIQMTQNAKNLLSKAQGNQALQNLMKHSHSLLR, encoded by the exons atggaGATCCAATCATTTCCCAGCGAAATCGTCTTCTTTGATCTGGAAACAACCGTACCAAACAAAACAGGACAACATTTTCACATCCTAGAGTTTGGTGCGATCATCGTATGTCCAAGAAAGCTAGAGGAGCTAGAGAGCTTCACAACGCTTATACAGCCGAAAGACCTATCGGTGGTCTCATTAAGGTCGTCTAGGTCAGATGGGATCACGAGGGCTAAGGTCGGGGAGGCACCAAGCTTCGAAGATGTGGCTGAAAAGATCTATGGTTTGTTGCACGGTCGGATTTGGGCAGGTCATAACATTAGAAGGTTTGATTGCGTTAGAATTAAAGAAGCTTTTGCTGAGATTGGTAAAGCTGCGCCTGAGCCCTCAGGGATCATTGATTCTTTGGGGTTGTTAAGCAACAAGTTTGGTAAAAGAGCTGGTAACATGAAG ATGGCAAGTTTGGCTGCCTATTTTGGTCTTGGAGTGCAAAAACACAG GAGTCTTGACGATGTTCGAATGAATTTAGAGGTCCTCAAGCACTGTGCAACAGTGCTCTTCTTG GAATCTACACTTCCCAATCAACTGGAAGGAAAATGGCAAAGTTCTTCAAAGATCATGACAAGAAGTCGAAGTAATAAACAAATGGCTCCAAGGGCTGTGCCTTACTCGAAGGGTGGTAGTCTCGGGAAGGTAATACAGATGACACAGAATGCAAAGAATCTCTTAAGCAAAGCTCAAGGCAACCAAGCTCTTCAAAACTTGATGAAACATTCTCATTCTTTGCTTAGATGA
- the LOC130503275 gene encoding uncharacterized protein LOC130503275, translating to MLFSPLFIYILTSLRSNFCKISRSSERVSRFQRKKIMAPLKYLCFRKLLLLLYFILFLFSCSSFFATFASSETSVDDDKQQTQLLDPHFRVRRLLVKDLETDDEETNPPPPKKKKLTGSVPSTPGAKKNQTNLIKPISSSTKNQTKLAKTTSSKLNSTKSSSNTTKNGSDIKKLSSGTKSSNSTSLNKKSSDLSKSTSSKNKTTTKPPSSKLSPPPDKKKPPSSSKPTTKPKPAEKEIKPIWLDNEEDDDFVSEFRDLPTRFQRTLIPDLAKISTTSKNYINKANKEITKNFKPYFGNKYAPIITSAVSFIFILVPLLLVSLVFNRFKAYFSLQKLLIFIQIYLSIYFTILCLSSLVTGIEPLRFLYATSGSTYVCLQIMQTLGYVFYLLVLLMYLVLVFSTDCGLALKVLGLAQTFVGFAVGLHYYVTVFHRVVLRQPPKTNWKVHGVYATCFLLICVLSSAERRKKEYLEEGGDEGKKN from the coding sequence ATGCTTTTCTCCcctctttttatatatatattgacaagcTTGCGATCTAACTTTTGCAAGATCTCTCGGAGCAGTGAGAGGGTTTCTAGGtttcagagaaaaaaaataatggctCCACTCAAGTACTTGTGTTTTAGAAAGTTACTGTTGTTGCTCTATTTCATTCTCTTCCTATTCTcttgctcttctttctttgcTACTTTTGCCTCATCAGAAACTTCTGTTGATGATGACAAACAACAAACACAGTTATTAGATCCACATTTTAGAGTGAGAAGATTGTTGGTGAAAGATCTGGAAACTGATGATGAAGAAACCAATCCTCCTCCtcctaagaagaagaagcttacTGGTTCTGTTCCATCAACACCTGGTGCTAAGAAGAATCAAACCAATCTCATCAAACCAATCTCTTCTTCCACCAAGAACCAGACTAAACTAGCTAAGACTACATCCTCCAAACTTAACTCCACCAAATCTTCTTCTAACACAACCAAGAACGGATCAGACATCAAGAAGCTCAGTTCCGGAACCAAATCCTCAAACTCTACTTCTTTGAACAAGAAGTCATCAGATCTGTCCAAATCAACCTCATCCAAGAACAAGACCACCACAAAACCCCCAAGTTCCAAACTATCTCCTCCTCCAGACAAGAAGAAACCACCATCCTCCTCAAAACCCacaaccaaaccaaaaccaGCAGAGAAAGAAATAAAACCAATCTGGCTAGACAACGAGGAAGACGACGACTTCGTCAGCGAGTTCAGAGACCTACCCAcaagattccaaagaacccTAATCCCAGACCTAGCAAAAATCTCAACCACATCCAAAAACTACATCAACAAAGCCAACAAAGAGATCACCAAGAACTTCAAACCCTACTTCGGCAACAAGTACGCACCAATCATCACCTCCGCTGTCTCCTTCATCTTCATCCTCGTCCCTCTTCTCCTAGTCTCCCTCGTCTTCAACCGTTTCAAAGCCTACTTCTCCCTCCAAAAGCTCCTCATCTTCATCCAAATCTACCTCTCCATCTACTTCACGATCCTGTGCCTCTCCTCCCTCGTCACTGGCATCGAGCCACTCAGGTTCCTCTACGCTACGTCAGGCTCAACCTACGTGTGCTTGCAGATCATGCAAACACTAGGATACGTGTTCTACCTCTTGGTTCTTCTCATGTACCTCGTCCTAGTCTTCTCTACGGACTGTGGCTTGGCCCTCAAGGTACTAGGCTTGGCGCAGACGTTTGTGGGGTTTGCTGTGGGTTTGCATTATTACGTGACGGTGTTTCATAGGGTGGTGCTTCGACAGCCTCCGAAGACGAACTGGAAGGTGCATGGCGTTTACGCCACGTGTTTTCTTCTCATTTGCGTGTTGTCTAGTGCGGAGAGGAGGAAGAAAGAGTACTTGGAAGAAGGCGGTGACGAAGGgaagaaaaattga